One Mycosarcoma maydis chromosome 9, whole genome shotgun sequence DNA window includes the following coding sequences:
- a CDS encoding calcium-transporting ATPase PMC1 (related to putative calcium P-type ATPase NCA-2) encodes MSASIEKQLESSVAATAADADDAPTGFLGRLKMSFKGITKSGRREAQAKALAAERERQRNVDPRPFPFRPIELADLLDPKSVDKLRDMGGIQGVLAALGTDEHRGLDLGGTKTIEAGADTTHDIESAPSATHALNTRDPNFIEASEEDRVRVFGKNLLPERKSNSLLLLMWLALQDKILILLCAAAVVSLALGIYTSTLPPEEVACVVNGVETLCESIHIDWVEGLAILIAVIIVDLVGSVNDYQKERQFKKLNAKKEQRDVKVLRQGKPALMSVYDVVVGDILQLEPGEIVPCDGIFLRGHNVKCDESGATGESDMIRKVTYDECIADFEEARRNNEKPKNRDCFLISGSKVLEGVGEYVVIAVGPTSFNGKLMLSLRSDAEDTPLQSKLNRLADLIAWLGTTAGIVLFTALMIRFFVHLARTPGRSSNEWGQDFIDILIIAVTVVVVAVPEGLPLAVTLALAFATKRMTNMNLLVRLLGACETMANASVVCTDKTGTLTQNEMSVVAGSIGVNFKFADRLEANRKRVETEHDAGSTSQTRIVEQGELNQSISIPLQRLLNDSIAINSTAFEEAEADGAANEEVTNPVVAVKKHGLSSLFKWTASNKSATDDKKKENGFVGSKTETALLKMAKELNWEDYRASRERAEVVQMIPFSSERKAMGVVVKRPEGGFRIYLKGASEVLTRLCTRHVEVTAADTDQIEIEQLDAAKLDKVNSTITGFANQTLRTLALVYRDLESFPPKDADFDEAGDVEYASLAQDLTLVAIAAIEDPLRPGVTDAVEACRRAGVQVKMCTGDNVLTAKSIATQCGIYTPGGIVMEGPVFRKLSRADMLEVVPKLQVLARSSPEDKKILVESLKSLGEVVGVTGDGTNDGPALKTANVGFSMGIAGTEVAKEASDIILMDDNFASIVSAIMWGRCVNDAVRKFLQFQLSVNISAVIVTFVTAVASEEGTSALKAVQLLWINLIMDTLAALALATDPATPDLLDRKPDRRTAPLISTDMWKMIVGQSIYQFAVILVLNFAGKSILNMDMSTPYKQQRSDTELSAIVFNTFVWCQLFNQVNSRSLTRKLNIFSNLHKNPWFLGILAIEIGFQVLIMFIGGAAFSVIRLTGRDWAVSIVVGAVSWPLAVLIRLIPTQPIEDFLIRHKIMSDPNALPAPVSETGSEDGKAARARTFSEWLPAIGQVGEQLNSFRSIRGGRIRATPRIYESRERQLQTANFRHQSVLAMVPGFVVASIGGNWRSSPSDSTGEAKKSTKLQQQPQSNESPVDTVTLFKDGKITFHPDTSADDDLLRRLKSSASSK; translated from the coding sequence ATGTCGGCTAGCATCGAAAAGCAACTCGAGTCGTCCGTCGCTGCTACTGCagccgatgccgacgacgcGCCTACCGGCTTCCTGGGCCGTCTCAAAATGTCGTTCAAGGGCATCACCAAATCCGGTCGTCGAGAGGCACAGGCAAAGGCGCTCGCTGCCGAGCGTGAGCGTCAGCGCAACGTTGACCCTCGTCCCTTCCCTTTCCGCCccatcgagctcgccgatctgctcgaccCCAAGAGCGTAGACAAGCTCCGCGATATGGGCGGTATCCAGGGCGTCCTTGCCGCTCTTGGCACTGACGAGCACCGCGGTCTCGACCTCGGCGGCACCAAAACCATCGAGGCTGGTGCTGACACCACCCACGACATTGAGAGCGCTCCCTCTGCCACCCACGCCCTCAACACGCGCGATCCCAACTTTATCGAGGCTTCCGAGGAGGACCGCGTCCGCGTCTTTGGCAAAAACCTCCTCCCCGAACGCAAGTCCAAcagcctcctcctcctcatgTGGCTTGCTCTCCAAGATAAGATCCTTATCTTGCTCTGTGCCGCCGCCGTCGTCTCTCTGGCTCTTGGTATCTACACCAGCACGCTCCCTCCCGAGGAGGTCGCCTGTGTTGTCAATGGCGTCGAAACTCTCTGCGAATCCATTCACATTGATTGGGTCGAGGGTCTCGCCATTCTTATCGCTGTCATCattgtcgatctcgtcggtTCCGTCAACGACTACCAGAAGGAGCGCCAgttcaagaagctcaacgCCAAAAAGGAACAGCGTGACGTCAAGGTCCTGCGTCAAGGAAAGCCCGCACTCATGTCGGTCTACGATGTTGTTGTTGGTGACATtctccagctcgagccTGGTGAGATTGTCCCCTGCGACGGTATCTTCCTCCGCGGTCACAACGTCAAGTGTGATGAGTCGGGCGCCACCGGTGAGTCTGACATGATCCGCAAGGTTACCTACGACGAATGCATTGCCGACTTTGAAGAGGCTCGTCGCAACAACGAGAAGCCCAAGAACCGCGACTGCTTTCTCATCTCTGGTTCCAAGGTGCTCGAAGGTGTCGGCGAGTacgtcgtcatcgccgtCGGTCCCACCAGCTTCAACGGCAAGCTCATGCTATCGCTCCGCAGCGATGCCGAAGACACGCCTCTGCAGTCCAAGCTCAACCGTCTGGCCGATTTGATCGCCTGGCTCGGCACTACCGCCGGTATCGTCCTTTTCACTGCCCTCATGATTCGCTTCTTTGTCCACCTTGCCCGCACCCCCGGTCGCTCGTCGAACGAATGGGGCCAGGATTTCATCGACATTCTCATCATCGCCGTCACCGTAGTGGTTGTCGCCGTACCCGAAGGTCTGCCTCTCGCCGTcacgctcgcgctcgctttCGCCACCAAGCGCATGACCAACATGAACTTGCTAGTCCGTCTGCTTGGCGCTTGTGAGACCATGGCCAACGCCAGTGTCGTCTGCACCGACAAGACTGGTACCTTGACTCAGAACGAGATGAGCGTCGTTGCCGGTAGCATCGGTGTCAACTTTAAGTTTGCCGACCGTCTCGAGGCTAATCGCAAGCGTGTCGAGACTGAACACGATGCTGGCTCTACATCCCAGACTCGCATCGTTGAACAGGGCGAGCTCAACCAGTCGATCAGCATTCCCCTCCAGAGACTTCTCAACGACAGCATTGCCATCAACTCGACCGCCTTtgaagaggccgaggccGACGGCGCTGCTAACGAAGAGGTTACCAACCCGGTCGTTGCCGTTAAAAAGCACGGTCTTTCGAGCCTGTTCAAGTGGACAGCGAGCAACAAGTCTGCTAccgacgacaagaagaaggaaaaCGGCTTTGTTGGTTCTAAGACCGAGACCGCTCTGctcaagatggccaaggAGCTCAACTGGGAAGACTACCGCGCATCACGAGAACGAGCCGAAGTCGTGCAGATGATCCCCTTCAGCTCCGAACGCAAAGCCATGGgtgtcgtcgtcaagcGTCCCGAGGGTGGTTTCCGCATCTACCTCAAAGGTGCCAGTGAAGTTCTCACCCGTCTCTGCACTCGCCACGTCGAAGTCACCGCTGCCGACACGGAccagatcgagatcgaacaactcgacgctgccaagctcgacaaggtcaacTCTACCATCACTGGCTTCGCCAACCAGACGCTGCGAACGCTCGCGCTTGTCTACCGCGATCTTGAGTCTTTCCCTCCCAAGGatgccgactttgacgaggcCGGTGACGTCGAGTacgcctcgctcgctcaGGATCTGACGCTggtcgccatcgccgccaTCGAGGATCCTCTTCGACCTGGTGTCACGGACGCAGTCGAAGCATGCCGACGTGCTGGTGTACAGGTCAAGATGTGCACTGGTGACAACGTACTTACTGCCAAGTCGATCGCCACCCAGTGTGGTATCTACACGCCTGGCGGTATCGTCATGGAGGGTCCCGTCTTCCGCAAACTGAGCCGCGCCGACATGTTGGAGGTGGTCCCCAAGCTGCAGGTGCTGGCGCGATCGTCGCCGGAAGACAAGAAGATCTTGGTCGAATCGCTCAAGAGCCTCGGCGAGGTGGTTGGTGTAACCGGTGACGGCACCAACGACGGTCCCGCGCTCAAGACGGCCAACGTCGGTTTCTCGATGGGTATCGCCGGTACCGAGGTGGCTAAAGAGGCCTCAGATATCATTCTGATGGACGACAACTTTGCTTCGATCGTCAGCGCCATCATGTGGGGACGCTGTGTCAACGATGCGGTGCGAAAGTTCCTGCAGTTCCAGCTTTCAGTCAACATTTCTGCCGTCATTGTCACGTTTGTCACTGCCGTCGCTTCCGAGGAAGGCACATcggcgctcaaggcggtgcagctgctctgGATCAACCTGATCATGGACACGCTCGCCGCTCTTGCACTGGCCACGGATCCTGCTACACCGGACCTACTTGACCGAAAGCCCGACCGACGCACCGCAccgctcatctcgaccgaCATGTGGAAGATGATCGTGGGTCAGTCGATCTACCAGTTTGCGGTCATCTTGGTGCTCAACTTTGCGGGCAAGTCGATTCTCAACATGGACATGAGCACGCCGtacaagcagcagcgcagcgacACGGAGCTGTCGGCGATCGTGTTCAACACGTTTGTGTGGTGTCAGCTGTTCAACCAGGTCAACTCGCGTTCGCTCACTCGCAAGCTCAACATCTTTAGCAACTTGCACAAGAACCCGTGGTTCTTGGGCATCTtggcgatcgagatcggGTTCCAGGTGCTGATCATGTTTATCGGTGGTGCTGCGTTCTCGGTAATCCGACTGACGGGACGCGACTGGGCTGTGTCAATCGTTGTTGGTGCCGTGTCGTGGCCTTTGGCAGTTTTGATCCGATTGATCCCTACGCAGCCAATCGAGGACTTCCTGATCAGGCACAAGATCATGTCGGACCCCAATGCTCTTCCTGCACCCGTGTCCGAGACGGGCTCAGAGGATGGCAAGGCTGCACGTGCACGAACGTTTTCCGAATGGCTTCCAGCGATCGGACAGGtgggcgagcagctcaactCGTTCCGCAGTATCCGAGGCGGGCGTATCCGCGCGACGCCGCGCATCTACGAGTCGCGTGAGCGCCAGCTCCAGACGGCCAACTTCCGCCACCAGAGTGTGCTCGCCATGGTCCCTGgtttcgtcgtcgccagCATCGGTGGCAACTGGCGCTCGTCCCCCTCGGACTCGACTGGCGAGGCGAAGaagtcgaccaagctgcagcagcaaccgcaGAGCAACGAGTCTCCAGTCGACACGGTTACCTTGTTCAAGGACGGTAAGATCACCTTCCACCCAGATACGagcgccgacgacgacctgCTCAGGAGACTCAAGTCGAGTGCCTCGTCCAAGTAA